The following are from one region of the Salvia splendens isolate huo1 chromosome 2, SspV2, whole genome shotgun sequence genome:
- the LOC121786506 gene encoding mitogen-activated protein kinase homolog MMK1-like: MDGGAPAEADAVMSEAETQVPQPQLQPPMDHIPSTFSHGGRFIQYNIFGNIFEVTAKYKPPIMPIGKGAYGIVCSALNAETNEHVALKKIANAFDNKIDAKRTLREIKLLRHMDHENVVAIRDIIPPPQREAFNDVYIAYELMDTDLHQIIRSNQALSEEHCQYFLYQILRGLKYIHSANVLHRDLKPSNLLLNANCDLKICDFGLARVTSESDFMTEYVVTRWYRAPELLLNSSDYTTAIDVWSVGCIFMELMDRKPLFPGRDHVHQLRLLMELIGTPSEAELGLLNENAKRYIRQLPPYSRKSFTDKFPHVHPLAIDLIEKMLTFDPRQRLTVEGALEHPYLNSLHDISDEPVCVTPFNFDFEQHALTEEQMKELIYREALAYNPEYHQPL; the protein is encoded by the exons ATGGACGGCGGAGCTCCGGCGGAGGCAGACGCCGTGATGTCGGAAGCAGAGACGCAGGTTCCGCAGCCGCAACTGCAACCGCCGATGGATCACATACCATCAACGTTCAGCCACGGCGGCCGATTCATCCAATACAATATATTCGGCAACATCTTCGAGGTCACAGCCAAATACAAACCCCCAATCATGCCTATCGGGAAAGGGGCATACGGCATCGTTTG cTCTGCTTTGAATGCGGAGACGAACGAGCATGTGGCGTTGAAGAAGATTGCGAATGCATTCGACAATAAAATTGACGCCAAGAGGACTTTGCGTGAGATCAAACTTCTTCGCCACATGGATCATGAAAAC GTGGTTGCTATCAGAGATATAATTCCACCACCTCAAAGAGAAGCATTTAATGATGTTTATATTGCATATGAACTTATGGACACTGATCTCCATCAAATCATCCGTTCCAATCAAGCTTTATCCGAGGAACATTGTCAG TATTTCTTGTATCAGATCCTCCGAGGATTGAAGTATATACATTCAGCAAATGTTCTCCATAGGGATTTAAAGCCTAGCAATCTTCTTCTAAATGCAAATTGTGACTtaaaaatttgtgattttggaTTGGCACGGGTCACATCTGAAAGTGACTTCATGACTGAGTATGTGGTTACAAGGTGGTATCGGGCACCAGAGCTGTTGTTAAATTCATCGGACTACACTACAGCTATTGATGTATGGTCCGTCGGGTGCATTTTCATGGAATTGATGGATCGGAAACCATTGTTTCCCGGTAGAGATCATGTACACCAGTTGCGTCTTTTGATGGAG CTGATCGGCACGCCATCTGAAGCTGAGTTGGGATTGCTGAATGAAAATGCAAAAAGATACATCAGGCAGCTACCCCCTTATTCCCGGAAATCATTTACGGATAAGTTTCCTCATGTGCACCCCCTTGCCATTGATCTCATCGAGAAGATGCTTACTTTTGATCCTAGACAAAGGCTTACAG TTGAAGGTGCATTGGAGCATCCGTACCTCAACTCGCTCCATGACATCAGCGACGAGCCTGTTTGTGTGACTCCCTTCAACTTCGACTTCGAGCAACATGCATTGACGGAGGAGCAGATGAAGGAGCTCATCTACCGGGAGGCTCTTGCTTACAATCCCGAATATCACCAGCCCTTGTGA